A genomic segment from Streptosporangium roseum DSM 43021 encodes:
- a CDS encoding 3-hydroxyacyl-CoA dehydrogenase NAD-binding domain-containing protein, translating into MWQPSIAPGAVDRIACVGAGVIGGGWVAHFLARGHRVTAWDPAPDAEDRLRRLVDAAWPALEALGLADGAARDRLTVVGTLEEAVADADFVQESAPEDLALKSDLLARIDAAAPVGIVIGSSTSGYRMTDMQAAAAHPERLVVGHPFNPPYLVPLVEVVGGERTHPAAVAWAEEFYTLAGKTVIVMDREVPGFIANRLQEALWREALHMLAAGEATVAQIETAVTAGPGLRWPFHGPSTTFHLAGGEGGMAHALDHFGPALEYPWTRLASPALTGDLREALVTGAAQVTGGRSTADLIAERDRRLIAVLRALREVQA; encoded by the coding sequence ATGTGGCAACCGTCCATCGCACCCGGCGCCGTCGACCGGATCGCCTGTGTGGGAGCCGGCGTCATCGGCGGCGGCTGGGTGGCACACTTCCTGGCCCGCGGCCACCGGGTCACCGCGTGGGACCCCGCTCCCGACGCCGAGGACCGGCTACGCCGGCTCGTCGACGCCGCATGGCCCGCGCTGGAGGCGCTCGGGCTCGCCGACGGCGCCGCGCGCGACCGTCTCACGGTCGTCGGCACGCTCGAAGAGGCCGTCGCCGACGCCGATTTCGTGCAGGAGAGCGCGCCGGAGGACCTCGCGCTGAAGTCCGATCTGCTCGCCCGCATCGACGCCGCGGCGCCCGTCGGCATCGTGATCGGCTCGTCGACGTCCGGATACCGGATGACCGACATGCAGGCTGCCGCCGCGCACCCCGAACGCCTCGTCGTCGGCCACCCGTTCAACCCGCCCTACCTGGTGCCGCTGGTCGAGGTCGTCGGAGGGGAACGCACGCACCCGGCCGCGGTCGCCTGGGCCGAGGAGTTCTACACACTGGCCGGCAAGACCGTGATCGTGATGGACCGCGAGGTACCCGGGTTCATCGCCAACCGCCTGCAGGAGGCGCTGTGGCGAGAGGCGCTGCACATGCTCGCCGCCGGCGAGGCCACCGTCGCCCAGATCGAGACCGCCGTGACCGCAGGCCCCGGGCTGCGCTGGCCGTTCCACGGCCCGTCCACCACCTTCCACCTGGCCGGCGGCGAGGGTGGCATGGCGCACGCGCTCGACCACTTCGGCCCGGCGCTGGAGTACCCGTGGACCCGGCTGGCGAGCCCGGCTCTGACCGGCGACCTGCGGGAGGCGCTGGTGACGGGGGCTGCTCAGGTCACCGGCGGCCGGTCCACCGCGGACCTGATCGCCGAGCGGGACCGGCGGCTGATCGCGGTCCTGCGGGCGCTGCGGGAGGTGCAGGCATGA
- a CDS encoding thioesterase family protein produces MTGALSDSPAVTPLHRSVRDEWIDANGHLSEAYYVLVFGEATEHAMAHVGMAPAYRTETGCSLFTVEAHLRYLDQVLPGERLEVRTMVIGVDAKRLLLWHEMTAGGRLRATAEVLGVHVDIPSGRSRPFPDGVRAAAEARLRPVPPAAGRVGRR; encoded by the coding sequence ATGACCGGTGCCCTGAGCGACTCGCCCGCCGTTACGCCGCTGCACCGGTCCGTCCGGGACGAGTGGATCGACGCCAACGGGCACCTCAGCGAGGCGTACTACGTGCTGGTGTTCGGAGAGGCCACCGAGCACGCGATGGCGCACGTGGGGATGGCGCCGGCCTACCGCACCGAGACAGGGTGCTCGCTGTTCACCGTGGAGGCCCACCTGCGCTACCTCGACCAGGTGCTGCCGGGCGAGCGGCTCGAGGTGCGCACGATGGTGATCGGAGTGGACGCGAAGCGGCTGCTGCTGTGGCACGAGATGACCGCCGGCGGCCGGCTGCGGGCCACGGCGGAGGTGCTCGGCGTCCACGTCGACATCCCGAGCGGCAGGTCCCGTCCCTTCCCTGACGGGGTGCGCGCCGCCGCCGAGGCGCGGCTCCGGCCAGTGCCGCCGGCCGCGGGCCGGGTGGGGCGGCGATGA